A DNA window from Jaculus jaculus isolate mJacJac1 chromosome 1, mJacJac1.mat.Y.cur, whole genome shotgun sequence contains the following coding sequences:
- the Hint2 gene encoding histidine triad nucleotide-binding protein 2, mitochondrial codes for MAAGGLLSAGWRAARRAVAVAGPRGPQVRGAAGVSGRSEVAKAQKAAPGGAAPTIFSRILDRSLPADILYEDHQCLVFRDVAPQAPVHFLVIPKKPIPRISQAEDDDQQLLGHLLLVAKKTAKAEGLEDGYRLVINDGKMGAQSVYHLHIHVLGGRQLQWPPG; via the exons ATGGCCGCGGGGGGGCTGCTGTCCGCGGGCTGGCGCGCGGCGCGCAGGGCCGTGGCGGTGGCGGGGCCCCGGGGGCCGCAG GTCCGAGGAGCTGCGGGTGTGTCTGGCAGGAGTGAAGTTGCCAAGGCCCAAAAAGCAGCTCCTGGAGGAGCTGCACCAACCATCTTCTCCCGGATTCTGGACCGAAGCCTCCCAGCTGACATTCTCTATGAAGACCATCAG TGTCTCGTGTTCCGTGACGTGGCCCCACAAGCTCCTGTGCATTTCCTGGTCATTCCTAAGAAGCCCATTCCTCGGATTAGCCAGGCTGAAGACGACGACCAGCAG CTTCTAGGACACTTACTCCTTGTGGCCAAGAAGACAGCAAAGGCTGAGGGCCTGGAAGATGGATATCGACTTG TGATCAATGATGGGAAGATGGGTGCACAGTCTGTGTATCACCTGCACATTCATGTACTTGGAGGCCGGCAGCTCCAGTGGCCTCCTGGTTGA